The DNA window TATTTCCCGGTAGCGGTCGGGGGGCCGATCACAGGTTTCATCGATAAGCTCGCTGCTGATTTTCACCAGGAAAATCCGGCAATTACGGTGAAGCCTATCTACGCCGGTAGTTACCAGGATACGATGACCAAAGTCGTGACGGCGGTCCAAGGTGGCAATTCGCCGGATTTGGCCGTGCTACTCTCGACAGAGTTGTACAGTCTGCTTGAGATGAATGCACTTGAAGAGCTGACACCGCGTTTTTCACAGGATTATTTCGGCGGATTTTATGAGGCTTTTATGAGCAACACCAAATCCGGTGACCAGGTCTGGAGCGTGCCGTTCCAGCGCAGTACCATTGTTATGTACTATAACAAAGACATGTTCAAGGCGGCGAATCTAGATCCGGAGAAAGCACCGGCTAACTGGAGCGAATTGAGGGATTTCGCTCAAAAACTCACAGTCAAAGACAGCGCGGGTAAGGTGAGTCAATGGGGCTTAGAAATTCCAAGCACTGGTTATCAATATTGGATGCTTCAAGCTCTTTCTTTACAAACGGGTACCAACATCGTATCCAATGACGGTACGGAAGTATATTTCAATAAACCGGAAGTAAAAGAAGCTTTGCAATTCTATACCGACTTAGGACGTAAGGATAAAGTCATGCCGGAGGGTGTGCTAGAGTGGGCGACCGTACCTTCCGATTTTATTAGCGGCAAGACGGCAATGATGTTCCATACAACAGGGAATTTATCCAAAGTGAAGTCCGATGCGAAATTCGATTTTGGCGTAGCCTATCTTCCAGCTAACAAAAATTACGGCTCACCTACAGGCGGGGGTAATCTGTACGTTTTTAAAGACATTCCAGAGGAACGCAAAGCCGTTGCTATTAAGTTCATCGAATTCCTTACACAGCCGGAACGTGTCGCACAGTGGTCCATTGACACAGGGTATGTGGGTACGACCAAAGCTGCCTATGATACGGAGCTTTTGAAGAACTATGTGGCTGGTTTCCCTCAAGCCGCGGTGGCCCGTGATCAGATGGAGTATGCTTCAAGCGAACTATCAACCTACCAAAACGGGCAGGTAACGAAGCTGTTCAATGATAATATCCAGTCTGCGCTACTTGGAGAAATAACGCCGGAAGAGGCGCTTGAGAAGTCGCAGCAGCAGGCGGATGATATTCTGAAGAAATACCGCAAATAAGGGACCTGGAACGGGAAACCGATTAACGTAAAGAGAGAAGTGAGACTTTCGTGACACGGCACTTGCTGCAAGTATTTCGCAGGTACAATTGGAAGGACAACATTCTGGCCTATGCTTTGCTGCTTCCTTCGCTTATTTTTCTAGTGATTTTTACATTCTACCCCATGATCAAAGTGTTGGACTTAAGCTTTTATGAATCCGTGATGAACGAAAGGCGTTTTGCGGGTTTGGAGCTTTACGGGCATGTTCTTCGGGATGAGGTGTTTCTTAAGGTACTTCGCAACAATATGCTACTTGCACTAGTGACCGTGCCGGTAAGCATCCTGCTTGCGTTATATATGGCGGTTTGGGTCAACGGTAAGCTGCGGGGAAGAAGTTTGATCCGGGCGGCGTTCTTTTATCCGACACTGATACCCATGATTGCGATAGCGAACATCTGGCTGTTTATTTATACGCCTGATTATGGGTTACTCGATAAATTTCTGGGGCTATTCGGGATAGAAGGGCCAAACTGGTTGGGGGACCCTGCTTGGGTACTAGTCTCCATGATGGGGATGCTGATTTGGAAGGAGTCTGGGTATTTCATGATCTTTTTTCTGGCTGGACTCCAGGTATTGCCGAAAGAAATCTACCAAGCCGCGGAGTTGGACGGAGCCGGGCCGCTCCGGAAGTTCAGAACGATTACGCTGCCTCTGGTTATGCCGACCACGCTGTTTGTCCTGATTATTGCCACAACGAATTCATTTAAGCTGGTCGACCACCTGTACATCATGACCAAGGGTGGTCCGAACAATGCGAGCAACCTGCTGCTTTATCATATTTATGAGACGGCATTCAGCTTCTGGGATATGGGCAAGGCGTCTGTATTGACTGTGATTCTGCTCGTCATTCTGCTGGTCATTTCGGTCTTTTATTACGGATATTTGGACAAGCGGATCCATTATTAGAGAGGAGTCCATGCGATGCACCGCCTGATGAACCAAATTGCCATATCTATTCTTGCGATCCTATTCGCTGTTCCATTGATCTGGGCCGCAGTAACCTCGATTACGCCATCGGATGAAATGCTTACCCGGGCAAATCCATTTGCCGTATCGCATCCGACGTTCAATAATTATGTGGCGGCTTGGCAGACGATCCCGTTCCCTGTGTACTATTGGAACACTCTGCTGATCGTAGCGGGCGTACTTGTCGTTCAGTTACTGACAGCAACGCTGGCGGCCTATGCGTTTGCCAGACTGCGGTTTTTAGGTCAAAGCCTTTTATTTATTCTGTTTCTTGTGCAGATTATGATTCCACCGGATATTTTGATTTTTCCTAATTATACGATTATGAAAGATCTACATCTCATTGATACGAAATGGGCGATCATCATTCCATTCTGGGCTTCTTCATTCGGTATCTTTCTGCTAAGACAGACTTTTAAGCAGATTCCTTACGAGCTGGACGAAGCATCAAGGGTGGATGGGTGCCGATGGTGGCAAAGCTTATGGCATGTCTATCTACCATCCGCACGGCCGACCTATATCGCATTTGCGTTGATTTCGATCAGTACGCATTGGAGCAATTTTATGTGGCCGCTCATTGTTACAGATTCCGTTCATAACCGGCCGCTGACCGTCGGGATCGCGATCTTCGCCCAATCCTCCGAGACGGGTGCGCAGTGGGGGACGGTTACGGCGGCAACGCTGATGGTTATTGCTCCTTTGCTGATCGCGTTCTTCTTTTTTCAGAAACAGTTTGTTGAAAGCTTCATGCATGCCGGTATCAAATAAACCGAATAAACTGGTAGCACAGGACACGTGGATAAAACCCTTTATGCAACGGATAATGATTTTTTTGCGCATTCCTTCATGTTGGATAGAGGGTTTTATCGTTTTTACACACAACGGTATGATCGACGGGGAGGTTAATTTTCCCATGTATTTTGTACGGGAAAAAATAAAAAAAGTGTTGCAAGGTGCATACGCATTTGATATACTCAATCTTGTCGCCGCTTCTGGGCGGTAATGAATATGGCCCGTTGGTCAAGCGGTTAAGACACCTCCCTTTCACGGAGGTAACAGGGGTTCGATTCCCCTACGGGTCACCATATTTTTTCCCTCATAGTTTCGAATTTAATTGTATATGCGGTCGTGGTGGAATGGCAGACACGCTATCTTGAGGGGGTAGTGGGTGTATACCCGTGGAGGTTCGAGTCCTCTCGACCGCATCCTATATTTAAAGTAAAGAACCCTTGATCAGCAAGGGTTCTTTTTTGTTATATGCTATATGTATGCAAATTTTGAATATAGTTCTCCTATGGGTTAATCATTGGATATGTTACAATTTAACAAATATGGGGTAGATTCTTGTCTAGCTTTGATTGTAATGTTGAGATAAGTATTTTATTTGTATCCTTACTGATCAGGCTGATCGAGAGCAGACGAATATTTTGGATATAGCAGTCGAATGCACTCAGGACAAATATCATGTGTGAACTCGATAGAGGTATGCTGCTTCATATATTTTTCAAGGGGATTCCAGACATTCTCATGATCTTTAATTTTCTTACATACGGCACAAATAGGGAGAAGCCCGTGTAATGCCGATATATTGGACATGACCTCAATGAGTTGAAATTCAATTTCTTTAAACTCTGTGATGTCGGAGCAAGTGAACAAAATACCTTCTATCTGTGTTGTTCCTTGTTTGGTTAATGGGGTGATTTCTGCAAGAAACCAGCGAGTTTCTTGGGTAGAATTCATCTGGAACTCTGTTTGAAAGTAAGGGGAATCGCCATGCAAAATCTGATGAAAATGTTCTAGGAGATGACTTGAGAGAGGGCTTAATTTATAAGTGCTGGAACCCAATAACTGAAGTAGGTTGGTTCCTGGTCGATCCCAATGAGGAGCTAAACCGTATTTTATAGCTTGCGTAGCCCAAGCTTGGTTAACGTGCTCTAGAGTGCCATCGGGAGATATAATACATATACTTAGTTTTAACGAATGTATGGCATCAAGCCATACGTAGGACAACTCAGTCACGATTAGCGCTCCTATAATAGAAGATAAGGGATGGGGATATTATTTTATAATAAAAATACAAAAATATTTATATTTAATTAATTTAATTATATACGTAAAAACGTAATTAAACAATGATATAACAACTTGAATACGTATTAATTACGTGTCTGAAGGAAGGTCGAGGTTCGTTGACTATATATGAGAGAATTGAATTATTAATTAAAAATATGGGAATAACGAAGAAAAAATTTTGTGCGGAGCTTGGAATTAGTACAGGGAATTTTGGAGATTGGAAGCGTGGAAAATCGACACCAAGCAGCAATAAATTGATTGATATTTCTCAGTATTTCAATGTTAGTTTAGATTGGCTTATGACAGGGAGGGAGAGGCGATCTGAACAAATAGATGACCATTTAGAGGCCTATCTAGCACATATATCATCCCAAAAATGTTCGTTTAAACTATCTGCCCATGAAGTAGCATTTATTCGAGAATATATTCAATTCTCCCAGTATCGGAGGAAATTGAAACTAATGAGTGAGGGGGGAAATAATACTGCTTTACATTTGGATTCTACGGAGTTATAATGTTAAATGTTCGCTTTAAGAACTCTCGCGCGGTCGTGGTGGAATGGCAGACACGCTATCTTGAGGGGGTAGTGGGTGTATACCCGTGGAGGTTCGAGTCCTCTCGACCGCATCAAATGAACATAATATAACGAGTAAATGAAAAAAGACTAACCTATAAGTGGCTAGTCTTTTTTTTTATTTCGATCTTATTTTTTAACTTTAAAATCTAAGGCTTGCATAAGCTTGGTAAATACTTCAGTGTTTTCATAAATCCCAGTAAATAATTGTGCGTTTTTTCCCATAGCTGTGATTGGAATATCTACTGCTGTATGACCTGAGGTCGTCCAGTCCACTACAAAATTAAGTTTGGAATTAGCAATGGCAAAAGGGCCGTCTTCTTGGGAAATGCTGTCTCCAGACTCATCCTCTTCGTCAACAGCTTCAATAGAGAACCCACCTGTTTCATGGTCGGCAAGAACTAGGACGAGGGTATCTGGATTCTTTTTAGCGAAATCTTTGGCTACTTGAACTGATTTATCCAGCTCTTGACCCGCTTTGATTGTCATCTTGGCATTGTTCTGGTGAGCGAATTCGTCAGTACCTTCTTCTTCAACCATTAGGAAAAATCCATTTTTATTGCTTGCAAGCGTGTCTATCGCTTTTTTAGTCATTTCAGGTAGAGATACAACCGGGTTGTAAATATCTCCTTCACCTTCTGGCTTTTGCTGGAACATTTCCTCATTTGCAAATAAGCCGAGCAACTTTCCGTTTTTTGCCTTTTGCATATCCGTTTTATTCGTTACATAGGTGTATCCTAACTGCTTAGCTTTATCTACAAGGTTGCCTTGGGTTCCTTTGCTTTTCTCTGAAGGGTCTTCAGCAGGTTCATCAGGGAATTTACCTGGGCTTCCTGCAGGATACCAGAAATCTTCGCCTCCACCGAGAAGAACGTCAACTTTACTTTTGGTCAGAAGTTGCAGAGCAATGTCACTTTGTTTGGAGCGATCTTCAACATGAGCACCGAATGCGGCGCCAGTAGCATCCGTGATTTGACTGGTAGTAACTATTCCTGTTGATTTTCCAGCAGATTTTGCATACTCCATAATAGTTTGGACAGACTTTTTATTGGCATCCATCCCAATAGCTCCATTATAAGTTTTCACACCGCTAGCATAAGCTGTAGCGGAAGCCGCTGAATCTGTAATTGGAACGGTGGAGCTTGTATGAATTAATCCAACGTATGGCATTGAATCCATAGCTAGATTTCCTTTTTCACCTACTGTAGCAAGGCGAATTGCATCACGTTGGGCGGTCCCCATTCCATCCCCAATAAACAGAATCACATTTCGTGTGCTTGATGAGGCTGCATTTGCTTGATTAGGTGCAAGTGTAGTGATTACATTCGAAACGAAAAGAGCAGTTACTGCAGTCGCTACAATTGCAGTTTTAACGCCATACTTTTTTGGTGATTTCATAGTTTCCCTCCTAATGTTTGTTTACAACCTCATACTATAGTAATTACATTAAGAGAATGTTTTCGAGAATTGTAAAAAATGTAAAAAATAGAGTTGCCAACCAAAGTTGATAACCAAGTATGGAATAACCCCGCTATCAGTGGTTAAACTGATAACGGGGTTATGTTCAGTTAAGACTATACAAGCTGTTTAAGAAGTAATGGTCTGTACAAGGAGATAGACATTTAATATCACGATGACCCCAGCGATAAACCATGCAAGGATGTTGAGCCACATTTTATTGGCGAATTCACCCATTTTGGTTTTGCTGGCTGTGAATTTGACCAATGGAATGACTGCAAAAGGTAGCTGTAGCGATAGGATAACTTGGCTGAAGATAAGCAGGTCCTGCGTGCCACGCTCTCCGTAGATCGCCGTAACAATAACTGCAGGAATGATGGCGATCAATCTTGTAATTAATCGTCGTAACCAAGGTGTTAGCCTTATATTGACAAAGCCCTCCATCACGATTTGACCCGCTAAAGTGCCGGTCAGTGTGGAATTTTGTCCGGAAGCGAGCAGGGCAACTGCA is part of the Paenibacillus segetis genome and encodes:
- a CDS encoding alkaline phosphatase yields the protein MKSPKKYGVKTAIVATAVTALFVSNVITTLAPNQANAASSSTRNVILFIGDGMGTAQRDAIRLATVGEKGNLAMDSMPYVGLIHTSSTVPITDSAASATAYASGVKTYNGAIGMDANKKSVQTIMEYAKSAGKSTGIVTTSQITDATGAAFGAHVEDRSKQSDIALQLLTKSKVDVLLGGGEDFWYPAGSPGKFPDEPAEDPSEKSKGTQGNLVDKAKQLGYTYVTNKTDMQKAKNGKLLGLFANEEMFQQKPEGEGDIYNPVVSLPEMTKKAIDTLASNKNGFFLMVEEEGTDEFAHQNNAKMTIKAGQELDKSVQVAKDFAKKNPDTLVLVLADHETGGFSIEAVDEEDESGDSISQEDGPFAIANSKLNFVVDWTTSGHTAVDIPITAMGKNAQLFTGIYENTEVFTKLMQALDFKVKK
- a CDS encoding carbohydrate ABC transporter permease encodes the protein MTRHLLQVFRRYNWKDNILAYALLLPSLIFLVIFTFYPMIKVLDLSFYESVMNERRFAGLELYGHVLRDEVFLKVLRNNMLLALVTVPVSILLALYMAVWVNGKLRGRSLIRAAFFYPTLIPMIAIANIWLFIYTPDYGLLDKFLGLFGIEGPNWLGDPAWVLVSMMGMLIWKESGYFMIFFLAGLQVLPKEIYQAAELDGAGPLRKFRTITLPLVMPTTLFVLIIATTNSFKLVDHLYIMTKGGPNNASNLLLYHIYETAFSFWDMGKASVLTVILLVILLVISVFYYGYLDKRIHY
- a CDS encoding carbohydrate ABC transporter permease gives rise to the protein MNQIAISILAILFAVPLIWAAVTSITPSDEMLTRANPFAVSHPTFNNYVAAWQTIPFPVYYWNTLLIVAGVLVVQLLTATLAAYAFARLRFLGQSLLFILFLVQIMIPPDILIFPNYTIMKDLHLIDTKWAIIIPFWASSFGIFLLRQTFKQIPYELDEASRVDGCRWWQSLWHVYLPSARPTYIAFALISISTHWSNFMWPLIVTDSVHNRPLTVGIAIFAQSSETGAQWGTVTAATLMVIAPLLIAFFFFQKQFVESFMHAGIK
- a CDS encoding helix-turn-helix domain-containing protein, translating into MTIYERIELLIKNMGITKKKFCAELGISTGNFGDWKRGKSTPSSNKLIDISQYFNVSLDWLMTGRERRSEQIDDHLEAYLAHISSQKCSFKLSAHEVAFIREYIQFSQYRRKLKLMSEGGNNTALHLDSTEL
- a CDS encoding PAS domain-containing protein, whose product is MTELSYVWLDAIHSLKLSICIISPDGTLEHVNQAWATQAIKYGLAPHWDRPGTNLLQLLGSSTYKLSPLSSHLLEHFHQILHGDSPYFQTEFQMNSTQETRWFLAEITPLTKQGTTQIEGILFTCSDITEFKEIEFQLIEVMSNISALHGLLPICAVCKKIKDHENVWNPLEKYMKQHTSIEFTHDICPECIRLLYPKYSSALDQPDQ
- a CDS encoding ABC transporter substrate-binding protein; its protein translation is MKKFSLLIIAMMLVLSACGKSGSNNGAGDNSVASAAEQGSGGQENNKTSGNGEEKPVELSFYFPVAVGGPITGFIDKLAADFHQENPAITVKPIYAGSYQDTMTKVVTAVQGGNSPDLAVLLSTELYSLLEMNALEELTPRFSQDYFGGFYEAFMSNTKSGDQVWSVPFQRSTIVMYYNKDMFKAANLDPEKAPANWSELRDFAQKLTVKDSAGKVSQWGLEIPSTGYQYWMLQALSLQTGTNIVSNDGTEVYFNKPEVKEALQFYTDLGRKDKVMPEGVLEWATVPSDFISGKTAMMFHTTGNLSKVKSDAKFDFGVAYLPANKNYGSPTGGGNLYVFKDIPEERKAVAIKFIEFLTQPERVAQWSIDTGYVGTTKAAYDTELLKNYVAGFPQAAVARDQMEYASSELSTYQNGQVTKLFNDNIQSALLGEITPEEALEKSQQQADDILKKYRK